In one window of Ferrovum sp. PN-J185 DNA:
- the nuoN gene encoding NADH-quinone oxidoreductase subunit NuoN, which translates to MNFAFSSIAPALPEIVLLISLSLLLLLDLWINDENRFYTYVLAQLALIATGFSVLMGENGQIMTAFNGLFISDAMARTLNIFSVITMGFVFAYSRLYSQDRGLFKGEFFVLMLFALLGIMVMISANHFLVLYLGLEMLALAQCALIALQRDSKKATEAAMKYFVLSALASGLLLYGLSMLYGATGSLLIPEVANAIAANTIDPAILVFGLVFVVAGLGFKLGAVPFHMWLPDVYEGSPTSVTLFVASVPKIAAFAFIIRLLVGALGALVNDWQPMLVIMAVLSIGLGNIVAIAQTNIKRMLAYSTISHMGYLILGILSANNAGYAASMFYVASYVIISVAAFGIVLLLSRHGFEGDRLDDFKGLNNRSPWIAFMMLLVMVSMAGIPPSVGFFAKLSVLSAVLDAGYTWLVVYAVIFSLIGAFYYLRIIKLMYMDDPVGEEKLVTEPDHLILIGLNGLVIFILGIVPQSLIDLCFNSIAHSFR; encoded by the coding sequence ATGAACTTTGCCTTTTCAAGTATCGCCCCAGCGCTTCCCGAGATAGTACTCTTGATCTCGCTCAGTCTTTTGTTGCTGCTCGATTTATGGATCAATGACGAGAACCGCTTTTATACCTATGTGCTTGCTCAACTCGCATTAATTGCTACAGGCTTTAGTGTATTGATGGGAGAAAACGGCCAGATCATGACAGCCTTTAACGGCTTATTTATTAGTGATGCCATGGCACGCACTCTAAATATATTTTCTGTGATTACCATGGGTTTTGTCTTTGCCTACTCTCGCCTCTACTCACAGGATCGAGGTCTCTTTAAAGGTGAGTTTTTTGTACTAATGTTATTTGCCTTGTTAGGCATTATGGTAATGATTTCGGCTAATCATTTCTTGGTACTTTATTTAGGTCTTGAGATGTTAGCGCTAGCACAATGCGCATTGATTGCTCTTCAACGTGACTCTAAAAAAGCCACTGAAGCCGCCATGAAATACTTTGTACTCTCGGCACTGGCGTCAGGCTTGTTACTCTATGGCTTATCAATGCTCTATGGTGCTACGGGTTCATTACTCATTCCAGAAGTAGCCAACGCCATTGCTGCAAATACCATTGATCCTGCCATATTGGTGTTTGGTTTGGTATTTGTGGTTGCTGGTTTAGGGTTTAAATTAGGGGCAGTGCCCTTTCATATGTGGCTTCCCGATGTGTACGAAGGCTCTCCTACTTCAGTGACTTTGTTTGTGGCCTCAGTCCCTAAAATTGCGGCTTTTGCTTTTATTATTCGCTTGTTAGTGGGTGCCTTAGGCGCGCTTGTTAATGATTGGCAACCCATGCTTGTGATCATGGCAGTGTTATCCATTGGTCTTGGTAATATTGTGGCGATAGCACAGACCAATATCAAAAGAATGTTGGCATACTCAACTATTTCCCATATGGGGTACTTAATTCTTGGCATACTCTCAGCGAATAACGCAGGTTATGCCGCCTCAATGTTTTATGTGGCCTCTTACGTGATCATTTCTGTGGCCGCCTTTGGTATTGTGCTATTGCTTTCACGCCATGGTTTTGAGGGTGATCGCTTGGATGATTTTAAGGGATTAAATAATCGTAGTCCTTGGATTGCTTTTATGATGTTATTGGTTATGGTATCCATGGCAGGAATTCCGCCATCAGTGGGCTTTTTTGCTAAATTATCCGTATTAAGTGCAGTGCTTGATGCTGGATATACTTGGCTTGTGGTGTATGCGGTGATTTTCTCGTTAATTGGTGCATTCTATTACCTGCGTATTATTAAGCTCATGTATATGGATGACCCTGTGGGTGAGGAGAAATTAGTAACCGAACCTGATCACTTAATCTTGATTGGATTGAACGGGCTGGTTATTTTTATTTTAGGGATTGTTCCGCAGTCCTTGATTGATCTTTGTTTTAATTCCATTGCACACTCTTTTAGATAA
- a CDS encoding NUDIX domain-containing protein, with the protein MKDILDGFPDFTESQLTTEQLFKGRLLDVRRDTVSLPNGGEAVREYIVHSGAAAIIPLLDDGSVLLEYQYRYPNQRHYIEIPAGKLEPHEPTLVAAQRELLEETGYRAAHWQHLTTLHLCIAYSTEKIEFFLARGLTFEAHDRDEEEFLETLALPLEEAFKWVAEGRINDAKTVAGLLWLKAFGQHLI; encoded by the coding sequence ATGAAAGATATTCTTGATGGCTTTCCTGATTTTACCGAGTCGCAATTAACCACTGAACAACTCTTCAAAGGTCGTTTGTTGGACGTGAGACGCGACACCGTCTCTTTGCCCAATGGTGGGGAGGCCGTTCGTGAGTACATTGTGCATAGCGGTGCTGCTGCTATTATTCCACTCTTAGATGATGGTAGTGTGTTACTTGAATACCAATATCGTTATCCCAACCAACGTCATTACATTGAGATTCCAGCAGGTAAATTAGAACCTCATGAACCCACTCTCGTGGCAGCTCAACGCGAGTTATTGGAAGAGACAGGTTATCGAGCAGCGCATTGGCAACACCTCACCACATTGCATTTGTGTATTGCTTACTCCACCGAAAAAATAGAATTTTTCTTGGCCCGTGGTCTCACCTTTGAAGCTCATGATCGCGATGAAGAGGAGTTTCTAGAAACCTTAGCACTTCCTCTAGAAGAAGCGTTTAAATGGGTGGCAGAAGGGCGTATCAATGACGCAAAAACCGTTGCTGGGTTATTATGGTTAAAGGCGTTTGGCCAGCATTTAATTTAG
- the htpG gene encoding molecular chaperone HtpG, with protein sequence MSDKQSMQFQAEVKQLLHLMIHSLYSNKEIFLRELISNASDACDKLRFEAIKTPELWEGDTELKVRIEIDKEARTLTLIDNGIGMSRDEVINNIGTIAHSGTKSFLNQLTGDEAKDAQLIGQFGVGFYSAFIVAERVTLTTRRAGLNHNEAILWESHGDGNFTLETIDKAERGTTIVLHLKEGEDSFLEPWQIKSLVRRYSDHIQLPIVMKGETEEETLNQANALWARARQEITDEQYKEFYKHVSHDFEEPLAWTHAKVEGKQEYTQLLYIPSHPPFDLYDREQRHGIKLYVRRVFIMEEAEKLLPHYLRFVRGVIDSADLPLNVSREILQESKDIDAIRLGSTKKILSLLEDIAKDNEERYQQFWNSFGQVFKEGAAEEHANRDKWAKLLRFSSTHLDDAKQTVSLDSYISRMKPEQKAIYYVTADSWTAAKNSPHLEIFKRHGIEVLLLSDRVDEWVVSHLHEFEGKTLQSVAKGDLDLSELGVDTPKIETADNEKLKPLIESIKNALGEKVKEVRISHRLTESPACLVMEEGAISGHLERLLKAAGQEVPQSKPILEINPEHRLITRLQLENNEMKVKEWSLLLFEQSLIAEGGVLEDPAGFVKRLNELML encoded by the coding sequence ATGAGTGATAAACAATCAATGCAGTTTCAAGCCGAAGTAAAACAATTACTTCATCTCATGATCCATTCTCTTTATAGCAATAAAGAGATTTTTTTACGTGAATTGATTTCCAATGCCTCCGATGCCTGCGATAAGCTGCGTTTTGAAGCCATTAAAACTCCTGAACTCTGGGAAGGGGATACGGAACTTAAAGTCCGTATCGAGATTGATAAAGAGGCTCGTACCTTAACCTTAATTGATAACGGTATTGGTATGAGTCGCGATGAAGTCATTAATAATATTGGTACCATTGCCCACTCTGGCACCAAGTCATTTCTCAATCAATTAACTGGCGATGAAGCCAAAGACGCGCAATTAATCGGTCAATTTGGGGTGGGTTTTTACTCTGCTTTTATCGTTGCTGAGCGAGTCACTTTGACCACGCGCCGTGCTGGATTAAATCACAATGAAGCCATTCTTTGGGAGTCACATGGTGATGGCAACTTTACTTTAGAGACTATCGATAAGGCAGAACGGGGCACCACCATCGTCCTGCACTTGAAAGAAGGGGAAGACAGCTTCCTTGAACCATGGCAAATTAAGAGTTTAGTGCGTCGTTATTCTGACCATATTCAGCTTCCTATTGTCATGAAAGGTGAGACAGAAGAGGAAACATTAAATCAAGCCAACGCCTTGTGGGCTAGAGCTCGCCAAGAGATCACAGACGAGCAATATAAAGAGTTTTACAAACATGTCTCCCATGACTTTGAAGAGCCTCTAGCTTGGACCCATGCTAAGGTTGAAGGCAAACAAGAATATACCCAGTTACTTTATATTCCCTCTCACCCGCCCTTTGATTTATACGATCGTGAACAGCGTCACGGTATTAAATTATATGTACGCCGTGTATTCATCATGGAAGAGGCTGAGAAACTGCTCCCTCATTATCTGCGTTTTGTACGCGGGGTCATTGATTCAGCGGATTTACCACTTAACGTCTCGCGCGAGATTCTACAAGAATCTAAAGATATTGATGCCATTCGTTTAGGTTCCACCAAAAAAATCTTATCGCTCTTGGAGGATATTGCCAAAGACAATGAAGAGCGCTATCAACAGTTTTGGAACTCCTTTGGTCAAGTTTTCAAAGAAGGCGCTGCTGAAGAGCATGCGAATCGTGATAAGTGGGCTAAGTTATTGCGCTTCTCCAGCACCCACCTTGATGATGCCAAACAAACTGTCTCGTTAGATAGCTACATTTCACGCATGAAGCCTGAACAAAAGGCCATTTACTACGTCACGGCTGACAGCTGGACTGCGGCTAAAAATAGCCCTCATTTAGAAATCTTTAAACGCCATGGCATTGAAGTACTGTTATTAAGTGACCGTGTGGATGAGTGGGTAGTCAGTCACTTACATGAGTTTGAAGGAAAAACATTACAGTCAGTGGCTAAGGGTGATTTAGATTTAAGCGAATTAGGAGTGGATACCCCTAAAATTGAAACCGCTGACAATGAAAAACTCAAACCACTGATTGAGTCCATAAAAAATGCCTTGGGTGAAAAAGTCAAAGAAGTGCGAATCAGTCATCGTTTAACTGAATCACCGGCATGCCTGGTGATGGAAGAGGGGGCGATTTCAGGACATTTGGAGCGTTTATTAAAAGCGGCAGGGCAAGAGGTGCCTCAATCCAAACCGATTCTCGAGATCAACCCTGAGCACCGTCTCATTACTCGCTTACAGCTTGAGAATAACGAAATGAAAGTAAAAGAATGGAGTTTACTGTTATTTGAACAATCTCTCATTGCTGAAGGGGGTGTGTTGGAGGACCCTGCTGGGTTTGTTAAACGTCTCAATGAGCTGATGCTCTAA
- a CDS encoding sterol desaturase family protein — protein MTDLLTPLQAFLFEHWVEPLFQYMGLQAYVESAYDAIYLLLLGVIEILILVVVFRPLEALKPVENWPDRRSVAIDILYTLLHRLGFIPLALFFILWPITYSLDRNLRLHGFIPLSLEEWFPILYSNMWLSFVVYLLIIDFMGYWIHRLQHRLEWWWALHGLHHSQRQMSYWTDDRNHLLDDILTAAIFSLLALLIGVAPNQLVIPLMLTRILQSFAHSNVAIDFGYIGERLLVSPRFHRIHHSIGIGSESGNQSCNFAVLFPIWDILFGTARFNEPLHGTGIEDQLTGRSYGEGFWAQQWLGLQRLARTMKGLKA, from the coding sequence ATGACTGACTTGTTAACCCCACTTCAAGCTTTTCTCTTTGAGCATTGGGTTGAGCCCTTGTTTCAATATATGGGACTACAAGCTTATGTGGAGAGTGCTTACGATGCCATTTATTTATTACTGTTAGGGGTCATTGAAATACTCATATTAGTCGTTGTATTTCGTCCTTTAGAAGCATTGAAACCTGTAGAAAATTGGCCGGATCGTCGTTCTGTAGCCATTGATATTCTCTATACCCTACTTCATCGCTTGGGCTTTATTCCTTTAGCGCTCTTTTTTATACTCTGGCCCATTACCTATAGCCTTGATCGAAACTTAAGGCTTCATGGCTTTATCCCTTTATCGCTTGAAGAATGGTTTCCTATTCTCTATAGCAATATGTGGTTAAGCTTTGTGGTCTATTTACTGATTATTGACTTTATGGGTTATTGGATTCACCGCTTACAACATCGCCTAGAGTGGTGGTGGGCATTACATGGACTCCATCATAGCCAACGTCAAATGAGCTATTGGACGGATGATCGTAATCATCTACTCGATGATATATTAACCGCGGCTATTTTCTCACTCTTGGCTCTATTAATTGGCGTGGCGCCTAATCAGCTCGTTATTCCTCTGATGCTCACTCGCATCCTGCAAAGCTTTGCGCACAGCAATGTGGCCATTGATTTTGGTTATATTGGCGAGAGACTATTAGTAAGCCCCCGTTTTCATCGCATTCATCATAGCATTGGTATTGGTAGTGAAAGCGGCAATCAAAGCTGTAACTTTGCCGTACTCTTTCCTATCTGGGATATCCTTTTTGGTACAGCACGTTTTAATGAACCGCTTCATGGCACAGGCATTGAAGATCAGCTAACCGGTCGCTCCTATGGTGAGGGGTTTTGGGCGCAGCAATGGTTGGGGCTGCAACGCCTGGCACGCACCATGAAAGGACTAAAAGCCTGA
- a CDS encoding polysaccharide deacetylase family protein — MRRLLAILCLLSTINAMAEETCTNPVYLTLDSGNMVSAEKIAGILQRHHVLATFFVTNKPTYRGDHTLDDSWRDYWLARVKEGHQFASHTWRHWYFRRDLNDGTVLYVSPTGSQEHLTEPALCQELSRINERFYTLTHHSMSHLWRAPGGHVTERTNQFAQRCGYSQAVGWSAAGFLGDELSSERYPNRVLLKRALTHIHAGDILMMHLGIQSRHDPFVNVLEPLIVGLQQKGLCFKPLPTP; from the coding sequence ATGAGAAGGCTTCTTGCTATATTGTGTTTACTTAGCACAATCAACGCTATGGCTGAAGAGACTTGCACCAATCCAGTCTATTTAACGCTCGATAGCGGCAACATGGTGAGCGCTGAAAAAATCGCTGGTATCCTTCAGCGCCATCATGTGTTAGCCACTTTTTTTGTTACCAATAAACCCACTTACAGGGGAGACCATACCCTTGATGACAGTTGGCGTGATTATTGGTTAGCGCGCGTTAAAGAAGGACATCAATTTGCTAGTCATACATGGCGTCACTGGTATTTCAGACGCGATCTCAATGATGGAACCGTGCTTTATGTCAGTCCCACGGGCAGCCAAGAGCATTTAACAGAACCAGCGCTCTGTCAGGAGCTGTCTCGTATTAATGAGCGTTTTTATACTCTCACCCACCACTCCATGAGTCATCTATGGCGCGCACCAGGTGGGCATGTTACTGAACGCACCAATCAATTTGCACAACGCTGTGGTTACTCACAAGCGGTAGGTTGGTCTGCAGCTGGGTTTTTAGGTGATGAACTGTCCTCAGAGCGCTATCCCAATCGTGTATTATTAAAGCGTGCATTAACCCATATTCATGCTGGCGACATACTGATGATGCATTTAGGTATTCAATCGCGTCATGATCCATTTGTGAATGTATTAGAACCCCTGATTGTTGGCTTACAACAAAAGGGCTTATGTTTTAAACCACTGCCTACACCATAA
- a CDS encoding YncE family protein, with protein MRRLFFIVLLSFCVSQSFAEVTVVLNSGDGSISLVDRHTYQPIKHFYVGKEPHHLMSTPDNSALIVADAVSNDLVFLNPTTGEIEKRISRISDPYQIGFSPDKKWFVSNSLRLDRVDIYRADDFSLIARIPLSSMPSHLAFNQQSTMVFITLQGSNQLAAIDLATQKVAWIIPVGNTPAGIIMTPDNQHLLVGVMGDNGVAVVDWRKAQIVKHIPTGVGAHNFMPLGDHRHVLISNRGGDTISLIDTNTLTVDHTFPIPGGPDDMEISQDMKELWVTCRWVKEVRVVDLTNYHITHVIPVGRSPHGLFFMSHAPRQ; from the coding sequence ATGCGCAGACTTTTTTTTATTGTTCTCTTGTCTTTTTGTGTCTCTCAGTCCTTTGCCGAAGTGACGGTTGTTCTCAATTCTGGCGATGGCTCAATTAGTCTTGTGGATCGCCATACCTATCAACCCATAAAACATTTTTATGTAGGCAAAGAGCCGCATCATTTAATGAGCACTCCCGATAACAGTGCCTTAATTGTGGCCGATGCGGTCAGTAATGATTTGGTATTTCTCAACCCCACAACAGGCGAAATTGAAAAGCGTATTTCCCGCATTAGTGACCCTTATCAAATAGGCTTTAGCCCTGATAAAAAATGGTTCGTTTCAAATTCATTACGTCTTGATCGCGTAGATATTTATCGTGCTGATGATTTCTCTCTAATTGCTCGCATTCCCTTGTCTTCCATGCCAAGCCATCTGGCTTTTAACCAACAAAGCACCATGGTATTTATTACCCTTCAAGGCAGCAATCAACTTGCTGCCATTGATTTAGCCACACAAAAAGTAGCCTGGATTATACCTGTAGGCAATACTCCCGCAGGGATCATCATGACCCCTGACAACCAACATTTATTAGTGGGAGTCATGGGGGATAATGGGGTGGCTGTGGTGGATTGGCGTAAAGCGCAAATTGTTAAACATATCCCAACGGGTGTGGGAGCGCACAATTTCATGCCCTTGGGAGATCATCGACATGTGTTAATTTCTAATCGAGGGGGGGATACTATCTCCTTAATAGATACAAACACACTAACTGTGGATCACACCTTCCCCATCCCAGGTGGACCAGATGACATGGAAATTTCGCAGGATATGAAAGAATTATGGGTGACCTGCCGCTGGGTTAAAGAAGTACGGGTGGTAGATTTGACCAATTATCATATTACCCATGTGATTCCAGTGGGACGCTCACCTCACGGTTTGTTTTTTATGAGTCATGCGCCACGACAATGA
- a CDS encoding NUDIX hydrolase: MKFCSSCGAEVTITIPEGDQRERHVCQSCGDIHYQNPKVVVGCVTHWHDQVLLCRRAIEPRLGFWTMPAGFMENGESLRQGAKRETEEECGAQVEVGELISVISIANINQVHCIFNAPMVSDRFFVTSESSEVRLFHEHEIPWQDLAFRTVEVTLKHFFDTRRQASVSPLIIDLGPH, translated from the coding sequence ATGAAATTTTGTTCTTCCTGTGGCGCTGAAGTCACTATTACAATTCCTGAGGGTGATCAGAGAGAGCGTCACGTCTGCCAATCCTGTGGTGATATTCATTATCAAAACCCTAAGGTTGTGGTGGGATGTGTCACCCACTGGCATGATCAGGTTCTACTCTGTCGTAGAGCCATTGAACCACGCTTAGGATTTTGGACTATGCCTGCAGGTTTTATGGAAAATGGCGAAAGTTTACGCCAAGGTGCCAAACGCGAGACTGAGGAAGAGTGTGGGGCACAAGTAGAAGTGGGTGAATTAATTAGTGTCATTAGTATTGCTAACATTAATCAAGTACACTGCATATTTAACGCCCCGATGGTAAGTGATCGTTTTTTTGTTACTTCAGAAAGTAGCGAAGTCAGACTATTTCATGAGCATGAAATCCCTTGGCAAGATTTGGCTTTTAGAACCGTTGAAGTAACACTGAAGCATTTTTTTGACACGCGCCGCCAGGCAAGTGTGTCGCCTCTTATTATTGATCTAGGACCCCATTAA
- the rlmD gene encoding 23S rRNA (uracil(1939)-C(5))-methyltransferase RlmD, with protein sequence MSDKLSLQRRIKTLQVESVDHEAMGIARLDGKVVFIDGALPNERVKAIITKEKPAFDLAQIDSVLSPSPTRTKPRCPHFGVCGGCNMQHAHADAQVAFKQRILEDNLERIGKVKSDTILPAIYGPEWGYRYRARLSVRYVEKKGGVLVGFHEKSSSFVADMHECHILPKHIGFLIDPLRELIQQLSIRDRLPQVELAVGEQVSILVFRILETPSAHDEELIKAFADTHQMVIWFQTKGPDSATPFYPLEFPRLTYSLPDFAVTMPFAPTEFTQVNPQVNRSLVSRALSFLDPRAGERIVDLFCGLGNFTLPIARAGASVLGVEGNPALIERAYQNAEFNGLRDSVEFKAMNLFTVTEDSFSELGRMDKLLIDPPRDGAVEVVKSLGRSRPQRVVYVSCNPSTLARDAQIMVHHQGYKLRAAGVVNMFPHTAHVESVAIFELA encoded by the coding sequence ATGTCAGACAAACTCTCTTTACAGCGCCGCATTAAAACCCTACAAGTGGAGTCGGTGGATCATGAAGCCATGGGTATTGCCCGTCTTGATGGCAAAGTGGTGTTTATTGATGGGGCTTTGCCTAATGAACGGGTTAAAGCTATTATTACCAAAGAAAAACCTGCTTTTGATTTAGCGCAAATTGATAGTGTTTTGTCTCCTAGTCCCACGCGTACAAAGCCGCGCTGTCCTCATTTTGGGGTATGTGGCGGCTGCAATATGCAGCATGCTCATGCGGATGCTCAGGTGGCTTTTAAACAGCGTATTTTAGAAGATAATCTTGAGCGTATTGGTAAAGTAAAAAGTGACACCATACTGCCTGCTATTTATGGGCCGGAGTGGGGCTATCGATATAGAGCGCGATTATCAGTGCGTTATGTGGAAAAAAAAGGTGGAGTATTAGTGGGCTTTCATGAAAAGTCCTCAAGCTTTGTGGCAGATATGCATGAGTGTCATATTCTGCCTAAGCATATTGGCTTTTTAATTGATCCTCTACGCGAGTTAATTCAGCAATTATCGATTCGTGATAGATTGCCGCAGGTGGAACTGGCGGTGGGTGAACAGGTTTCTATTTTAGTATTCAGAATTTTAGAAACACCAAGCGCTCATGACGAAGAGCTCATTAAAGCGTTTGCTGATACTCATCAAATGGTGATCTGGTTTCAAACCAAGGGGCCTGATAGTGCTACACCATTTTACCCACTTGAGTTTCCAAGATTAACTTACAGCTTACCTGATTTTGCAGTGACCATGCCCTTTGCTCCCACCGAATTTACTCAAGTCAATCCTCAAGTAAATCGCTCTTTGGTATCAAGAGCGTTGAGCTTTCTTGACCCTCGAGCAGGCGAGAGAATTGTGGATTTATTTTGTGGGCTGGGCAACTTTACTTTACCCATTGCAAGAGCAGGGGCCAGTGTTCTTGGTGTTGAGGGTAACCCTGCTTTAATTGAAAGAGCCTATCAAAACGCTGAGTTCAATGGCTTAAGAGACTCAGTAGAGTTTAAGGCGATGAATTTATTTACAGTCACTGAAGACAGTTTCTCTGAACTAGGTAGGATGGATAAGTTACTGATTGATCCTCCGCGTGATGGGGCGGTGGAGGTAGTGAAGTCATTGGGACGCTCTCGTCCGCAACGTGTGGTGTATGTATCGTGTAATCCGTCAACCCTGGCGCGTGATGCGCAAATCATGGTACATCACCAAGGCTATAAATTAAGGGCGGCTGGGGTAGTAAATATGTTCCCCCATACCGCCCATGTTGAATCAGTGGCTATTTTTGAATTAGCTTAA
- a CDS encoding Bax inhibitor-1/YccA family protein, whose product MAGPYNTYTQSGQLDSVTHRVLRNTYWLLGLSMIPTAIGALVGINMSFAFMMASPILSSLLFLGVVYGLFFAIEANKYSSTGVYLLLLLTFVLGVMLGPLLQFVLHFRNGGQLITMAAGGTAVVFFSLAGLAGTTRRNFSGLANFLIIGSIVLMVAVIANIFLQLPMMQLVLCAAFILFSSLMILFNVSQIVHGGETNYITATLSLYINIYNIFTSLLQLLGIFGGERD is encoded by the coding sequence ATGGCAGGTCCCTACAACACTTATACCCAATCAGGGCAATTAGACTCGGTAACCCATCGTGTGTTAAGAAACACTTACTGGTTACTTGGTTTATCCATGATCCCCACGGCCATTGGTGCGTTAGTTGGCATTAATATGAGTTTCGCCTTTATGATGGCCTCCCCAATACTCTCTAGCCTACTATTCTTAGGTGTCGTGTATGGATTGTTTTTTGCTATTGAAGCTAATAAATACAGCTCAACAGGTGTGTATTTACTCTTACTTCTAACCTTCGTCTTAGGGGTTATGTTAGGACCATTACTTCAGTTTGTCCTTCATTTCCGTAACGGTGGGCAACTCATCACGATGGCTGCAGGTGGAACAGCAGTGGTATTTTTTAGCCTTGCTGGATTAGCAGGAACCACACGTCGCAACTTCAGCGGCTTAGCCAACTTCCTTATTATTGGCTCTATCGTGTTAATGGTAGCTGTGATTGCCAATATTTTCTTGCAACTACCCATGATGCAATTGGTATTATGTGCTGCTTTTATTCTTTTCTCATCACTCATGATTTTATTTAATGTTAGTCAAATCGTGCATGGTGGAGAAACCAACTACATTACTGCTACTTTAAGCTTGTATATCAACATTTATAATATTTTCACGAGCTTACTGCAGTTACTCGGTATCTTTGGTGGCGAACGCGATTAA
- a CDS encoding ISL3 family transposase, whose translation MSQIDSILGIDGLEVLRVDRGSAIHVWAKPKRRMDCIHCQYRPIRIKATHERTLKHTRQGNQLMVLHLSVPKYHCLNCNHYFRHPFKGIRPRHRATECFRLEIFEAHDGGISQHKLSLTHHISSATVERWYHHHLNKRISELSGRSCPIVLGIDEHFFSRKQGYATTLVDLRNHKVFDVVLGRSEPSLRRYLNRLPGRDRVQFVVMDLSETYRQIVHHYFPNAKIISDRFHVIRLVNHHFLKLWQQTDPVGRKNRGLLSLMRRHRWRLSEEQKHNLGIYLDQYPILRSLYFAKQRLNSLLLSRHLRRYQAKKKIKRLTRLIQQLSHSPAKSLAQTLQSWLEPIVRMWRFSKSNGITEGFHTKMEMMSRRAFGFRNFENYRLRVLTHCGWNGIFNRV comes from the coding sequence ATGTCCCAGATAGATTCTATCCTAGGTATTGATGGTCTTGAAGTTCTTAGAGTAGATAGAGGATCCGCTATTCATGTTTGGGCTAAGCCTAAGCGCAGAATGGACTGTATCCACTGCCAATATAGACCTATTCGAATCAAAGCCACCCATGAGCGTACACTCAAGCATACCCGCCAAGGGAATCAGTTAATGGTACTGCATTTAAGCGTACCCAAATACCATTGCTTGAACTGTAATCATTACTTTAGACACCCCTTTAAGGGGATACGTCCACGCCATAGGGCAACCGAATGCTTCCGTCTCGAGATCTTTGAAGCTCACGATGGAGGTATCAGCCAACATAAACTGTCTCTCACCCATCATATTAGTAGCGCCACCGTAGAGCGCTGGTATCACCATCACCTTAATAAGCGCATATCAGAACTCTCAGGACGATCCTGCCCAATCGTTCTTGGTATTGATGAGCACTTTTTTAGTCGTAAACAAGGCTATGCCACAACCCTAGTAGACTTGAGAAACCATAAGGTATTTGATGTGGTTCTGGGGCGCTCTGAGCCTAGTCTACGGCGCTATTTAAACCGTTTACCAGGACGAGATCGTGTGCAGTTCGTCGTCATGGATCTATCAGAGACTTATCGACAGATTGTTCATCACTATTTCCCTAACGCTAAGATCATTTCTGATCGATTCCATGTTATTAGATTGGTGAATCACCACTTCCTCAAACTATGGCAACAAACCGATCCGGTGGGCAGAAAGAACCGAGGATTACTCAGTCTAATGCGTCGACATCGTTGGCGATTGAGTGAAGAACAGAAGCATAACTTAGGCATTTACTTGGATCAGTACCCAATATTACGATCTCTATACTTTGCCAAGCAGCGATTAAACTCATTACTACTGAGTAGACACCTGCGTAGATACCAGGCTAAAAAGAAGATCAAGAGGCTGACAAGATTAATCCAGCAGCTCTCTCACAGTCCAGCCAAGTCTTTAGCTCAAACCCTGCAATCTTGGCTAGAGCCGATTGTTAGAATGTGGCGCTTCTCTAAATCAAATGGTATTACAGAGGGATTCCATACTAAAATGGAAATGATGTCACGACGAGCGTTTGGATTCAGAAACTTTGAAAACTACAGACTAAGAGTACTAACGCACTGCGGTTGGAATGGAATATTTAATAGAGTTTAA